The proteins below are encoded in one region of Pelotomaculum schinkii:
- a CDS encoding electron transfer flavoprotein subunit beta/FixA family protein, whose protein sequence is MNIAVCIKPVPDPGHYHRITIDPATKLLERKGIPTIINPVDKNAVEAALQLKEQLGGKVVLVSMAPPDARETLKEGLAMGADEAYLLSDRAFAGADTLATARVLAAGLKKIGELDLILTGSESADGGTNHIPSQVGELMGFAHLNHVTELSMEASTIKIKTKIENGYVEYQGRLPLALGVAREINTPRYTTLMGVVMAQNKPFTTWGPGDLGLAPANTGLAGSPTQPGDLHMPQHGRRAELLEGAPEDMAGKIVAILRNAGVLA, encoded by the coding sequence ATGAACATAGCAGTCTGTATTAAACCGGTCCCCGACCCCGGGCACTACCACAGAATAACCATCGACCCCGCGACAAAACTGCTGGAACGCAAAGGGATCCCGACGATCATCAACCCGGTCGACAAAAACGCCGTCGAGGCCGCCCTGCAATTAAAAGAGCAGCTTGGCGGCAAAGTTGTACTGGTTTCCATGGCCCCCCCGGACGCCAGGGAAACCCTAAAAGAGGGTCTGGCCATGGGAGCCGATGAGGCCTACCTTTTGAGTGACCGCGCTTTTGCCGGAGCCGATACACTGGCCACAGCAAGAGTCCTCGCCGCCGGCTTAAAAAAAATCGGGGAGCTTGACTTAATCCTGACCGGTTCTGAAAGCGCCGACGGCGGGACAAACCATATACCCTCCCAGGTGGGTGAGTTGATGGGGTTTGCCCACCTCAACCATGTTACCGAACTGAGCATGGAAGCCTCCACTATTAAAATTAAAACTAAAATCGAGAACGGTTATGTTGAATACCAGGGCCGCCTTCCGCTGGCGCTGGGTGTTGCCAGAGAGATCAACACCCCGCGCTACACTACCCTGATGGGAGTTGTCATGGCCCAGAATAAGCCGTTTACAACCTGGGGGCCGGGCGACCTGGGACTTGCCCCGGCCAATACCGGTTTGGCCGGATCCCCAACGCAACCCGGAGATTTGCATATGCCGCAGCACGGGCGAAGAGCTGAGCTGCTCGAGGGCGCCCCTGAAGACATGGCCGGAAAAATCGTGGCAATCCTGCGTAATGCAGGTGTGCTTGCCTAG
- a CDS encoding sensor histidine kinase, whose amino-acid sequence MKSIGFKLWAGMMALVMMVLILLWLFQIVFLESFYTRMRISDVKNQGASIAKLLYDGSRAEFKDKLDAFAFNNNLNIELLDLDRNSIYTTDSTSMHIPMQRNIARAEAFQAVLSGKEVTIPLTHPRFGYEFMLLGLPVKQSGALSAVMLINMPLAPVEDTALILKWQLFYITLVLLTAALLLSFFLSRSFTRPILEIKKVSETMASGDFSARIKSNKQDEIGKLAETINYLGQQLAKIEQLRKDLISNISHELRTPLSIIRGYAETIRDVSGNAPEKREKQLGMIIEETERLSEIVDDILNLSQLQAGYARLNKSRFPIKDVLDTVIKRYDVISEKTGVQIILQDSKHALVEADEKRIEQVFYNLINNGIKHTPPGGTVTVKVIDHLQVVRVEVTDTGSGIAEEDLPHIWDRYYKAKKTAGKNVLGTGLGLAIVKSVLEAHQAPYGVESKKGAGTTFWFELQK is encoded by the coding sequence ATGAAAAGCATCGGCTTTAAGCTTTGGGCCGGGATGATGGCGCTTGTAATGATGGTATTGATACTTTTATGGCTTTTCCAAATTGTATTTCTGGAAAGCTTTTATACCCGCATGCGCATATCGGATGTCAAAAATCAAGGCGCTTCCATTGCCAAATTGCTTTATGACGGGAGCAGGGCCGAATTCAAGGATAAGCTGGATGCTTTTGCTTTTAATAACAACCTGAATATCGAGTTGCTGGATCTGGACAGAAACTCCATCTATACCACGGATTCAACAAGCATGCACATACCCATGCAAAGAAACATTGCCAGGGCGGAAGCTTTTCAGGCCGTTTTGAGCGGCAAGGAGGTCACCATTCCACTGACTCACCCACGTTTCGGCTATGAATTTATGCTCTTGGGCCTGCCGGTCAAACAATCCGGGGCATTGTCCGCCGTGATGTTGATCAATATGCCACTGGCTCCTGTTGAAGACACTGCCTTGATCTTAAAATGGCAGCTGTTTTATATCACCCTGGTCCTTTTGACTGCTGCCCTGCTGCTCTCCTTCTTCCTCTCCCGAAGCTTTACCCGGCCCATACTGGAAATCAAAAAAGTGTCTGAAACAATGGCTTCAGGCGATTTTTCAGCAAGAATAAAATCGAACAAACAGGATGAAATCGGCAAACTGGCAGAAACCATCAATTACCTGGGACAACAGTTAGCCAAAATTGAACAACTTAGAAAAGATTTAATTTCCAACATCTCCCACGAACTCCGCACGCCTTTAAGCATTATCAGAGGGTATGCTGAAACCATCCGGGACGTCAGCGGAAATGCTCCGGAAAAACGCGAAAAACAGCTTGGCATGATCATTGAAGAGACAGAACGCCTCAGTGAAATTGTAGACGACATCCTAAACCTTTCCCAGCTCCAGGCGGGCTATGCCCGTCTTAATAAAAGCCGTTTCCCAATAAAGGATGTGCTTGACACGGTTATAAAACGATATGATGTTATAAGCGAGAAAACTGGTGTGCAAATCATACTGCAAGATTCAAAACATGCGCTTGTGGAAGCGGATGAAAAAAGAATTGAGCAGGTATTTTACAACCTGATCAATAATGGCATCAAGCATACACCCCCGGGCGGGACTGTTACAGTCAAGGTGATTGACCACTTGCAAGTTGTCCGTGTCGAGGTTACGGACACGGGTAGCGGTATAGCGGAAGAGGATCTTCCCCATATTTGGGACAGGTACTATAAAGCTAAAAAGACTGCCGGTAAAAACGTCCTTGGCACAGGACTGGGACTCGCCATCGTCAAGAGCGTACTGGAAGCGCACCAGGCGCCTTATGGAGTGGAAAGCAAAAAGGGGGCCGGCACAACCTTCTGGTTTGAGCTTCAAAAATGA
- a CDS encoding response regulator transcription factor, producing the protein MHKARILIVDDEERIRDMIKEYISLEGYSVDEASDGVEALALFKQNKYSLIVLDIMMPRMDGWSVCTEIRKTSNVPVIMLTARGEEYDKLFGFELGVDDYIVKPFSPKELLARMKAIIRRSVSPLPEAAPENKAIFEGLVVEFAARNVYVDGNIIDLTPKEYELLNFFIRNPNRVFSREQLLEKVWGYDFAGNDRTVDTHVKMLRESLKDYRKFIVTVWGTGYKFEAGVKK; encoded by the coding sequence GTGCATAAGGCAAGGATACTGATTGTTGACGATGAAGAACGCATCCGGGATATGATCAAGGAGTATATCAGCCTTGAGGGATATTCGGTTGACGAGGCATCAGACGGAGTTGAGGCTTTGGCGCTGTTCAAACAAAACAAGTATTCCCTTATTGTGCTTGATATTATGATGCCCAGAATGGATGGCTGGAGCGTGTGCACGGAAATCAGAAAAACCTCCAATGTGCCTGTGATCATGCTGACAGCAAGGGGTGAGGAATACGATAAGCTTTTTGGCTTCGAACTGGGAGTGGACGATTACATTGTAAAGCCATTCAGCCCAAAAGAACTGCTGGCCCGCATGAAAGCCATTATCAGAAGAAGCGTTTCACCATTACCGGAGGCGGCGCCGGAGAATAAAGCTATCTTTGAAGGCCTGGTGGTAGAGTTTGCTGCGCGCAATGTCTATGTGGATGGTAATATTATTGACCTTACGCCAAAAGAGTATGAGCTGCTCAATTTTTTTATCAGGAACCCCAACAGGGTATTTTCCAGGGAACAGCTTCTTGAAAAGGTATGGGGCTATGATTTTGCGGGCAATGACAGGACCGTGGATACCCATGTTAAAATGCTGAGGGAAAGCCTAAAAGACTACAGGAAATTCATCGTTACCGTCTGGGGGACCGGTTACAAATTTGAAGCGGGAGTCAAAAAATGA
- a CDS encoding CoA transferase subunit A — protein sequence MPNKLISMQEAVAQYTWDGMQYAHGASLSVGADSLAFGREMVRQGRKNLHVLSHCCAQQLNLLCAAGAVDRIETAFSGLEVYGFPYGLRRAVESGRTVVEDYSNLNFSLRLLAGAMNWPFCPTVSGYGSDQEWRSAFSPEEYPCERKIPEVVDPFTGKTCHVLSPLKPDVAVIHVTMADPDGNAIMLGTEWNRYELSRAAKKVVLQADLIVDTGCMRQYPNLVRIPDVVVDAVVYWPMGVWPQCSTGLYDSDEEHMYYMNSAMKTPEGFAEYKQKYIDSYNTFEEYLEVIGQERINKLQDTTTWYLMDPYRKWIMSDEEIAKLTDGRQRG from the coding sequence ATGCCTAATAAATTGATATCCATGCAGGAAGCGGTTGCCCAATACACCTGGGACGGGATGCAGTATGCCCACGGGGCTTCCCTTTCCGTCGGAGCGGATTCGCTTGCATTCGGCCGGGAAATGGTCCGGCAGGGCAGGAAAAACCTGCATGTGCTTTCCCACTGCTGCGCCCAGCAGCTGAACCTTCTGTGCGCGGCAGGGGCTGTCGACAGGATTGAAACCGCATTTTCCGGCCTTGAGGTTTACGGCTTTCCCTACGGCTTGAGAAGAGCGGTGGAAAGCGGCCGGACCGTTGTGGAGGACTATTCCAATTTAAACTTTTCATTAAGGTTATTGGCCGGCGCTATGAACTGGCCGTTTTGCCCGACCGTTTCCGGTTATGGCTCCGACCAGGAGTGGCGAAGCGCTTTTTCCCCGGAGGAATACCCCTGCGAGCGGAAAATACCGGAGGTGGTGGACCCCTTTACCGGAAAAACGTGTCACGTCCTTTCCCCGTTAAAACCGGATGTGGCTGTGATCCATGTAACGATGGCCGACCCGGACGGCAACGCCATCATGCTCGGTACAGAATGGAACCGCTATGAACTGTCCCGGGCGGCTAAAAAAGTCGTGCTGCAGGCCGACCTGATTGTCGACACCGGTTGTATGCGCCAATACCCCAACCTGGTGCGGATTCCCGATGTTGTGGTGGACGCGGTGGTTTATTGGCCGATGGGTGTTTGGCCGCAGTGCTCCACCGGTCTCTACGACAGCGATGAGGAGCACATGTATTATATGAACAGCGCCATGAAGACCCCGGAAGGCTTCGCAGAGTATAAACAAAAATATATCGACAGCTACAATACCTTTGAGGAGTACCTGGAAGTAATCGGGCAGGAAAGAATCAATAAACTTCAGGACACGACCACGTGGTATCTTATGGACCCGTACCGGAAATGGATCATGAGCGATGAGGAAATCGCTAAATTAACAGATGGGAGACAGCGCGGATGA
- a CDS encoding DUF2680 domain-containing protein: MINFRKLLVVATVAGVLGAAGAAYAATAKTPAEITAELTGKTVSELYNERAAGKTYGTIANEAGKLDEFKTQMLEQKKIMLDQRVEDGRLTQEQADNIYNNLQNRQAACNGNGNAGMGKNYGAGFGQGKGIGNGTGVCDGSGMGNANGKGNGNGSMKNGEGMGFGHGLNR, encoded by the coding sequence ATGATCAACTTCAGGAAACTGCTTGTGGTGGCAACAGTCGCAGGGGTTCTGGGCGCGGCAGGCGCCGCCTATGCGGCAACAGCAAAAACACCGGCAGAAATAACAGCCGAATTGACAGGTAAAACAGTTTCGGAGCTTTACAATGAGCGTGCCGCAGGAAAGACCTACGGCACAATAGCAAATGAAGCAGGCAAACTGGATGAGTTTAAAACACAAATGCTTGAGCAAAAGAAAATCATGCTTGACCAGCGAGTAGAGGACGGCAGGCTTACACAGGAACAGGCAGACAACATTTATAACAATCTACAGAACCGCCAGGCTGCCTGTAACGGAAACGGCAATGCCGGAATGGGCAAGAATTACGGCGCAGGCTTTGGACAGGGCAAAGGTATTGGTAACGGAACCGGTGTTTGCGATGGAAGTGGTATGGGCAATGCGAATGGCAAGGGTAACGGAAATGGTTCAATGAAAAACGGCGAGGGTATGGGCTTCGGACACGGATTAAACAGGTAG
- a CDS encoding adenosylcobalamin-dependent ribonucleoside-diphosphate reductase, whose translation MTQLTDAGQKVFNARYALRDEQGHICETFEQAVSRLARVAASAEKEAQPHWEEKFASIIGDLLFVPSTPIWANMGKPDRPWQPSACFVLAVEDTLYSMYETLLSTALVFKSGGGVGYNFSTIRPRGSLVQSTKGKASGVVELIKLYNASSNMVMQGGVRRGASMGILNIDHPEIMNFIHAKLDGGLTNFNLSVGVTDAFMQALEQGEDWPLIFNGEVHDVLPAAVLWQSIVQSAHACGDPGIIFLDTIQKANPLPHKQLNCTNPCGEQPLFPGESCLLGSVNLARLIAEDGRINRALFKDTVSIAVRFLDNLIDVAEYPFPLIAEATRATRKIGLGFTGLADALIKAGLPYDSAEGRKYAGEIIELMQQSANDTSRALAEEKGCFPEWENSKFHPAEKIRNGTCVTIAPTGSVTTMAGCEGYGIEPIFAVAYKKSTNVAGDFEVFSPLFLEACQLYGVSNSILEEVARRGTCQGIKEIPVEIARIFKGAQDIAPADHILMQAEIQKHVDNAVSKTINLPGAATTEDIETCYRMAYSLGLKGITVFRDGCKEGTVTVGRQEDAPEKFVLRRGEILPRPVSAHGMTHRLDTGCGKLYLTVNYQPDSGEILETFITTGSDGGCLVYTEATSRLISLAIRGGISLEEIVEQLQGTHSCPSYMLAKGKGKNLSQGKSCASAIAYKIAEIKAELKKQFSDYNGAGEILVDDTLLCECGEKLERAEGCLICRSCGLSKC comes from the coding sequence ATGACTCAACTAACGGATGCAGGTCAAAAAGTATTTAACGCGCGTTACGCATTGAGAGATGAGCAAGGACATATCTGTGAAACATTCGAGCAGGCAGTTTCTCGCCTGGCCCGGGTGGCGGCAAGCGCCGAAAAAGAAGCCCAACCCCATTGGGAAGAAAAATTTGCCTCTATCATCGGGGACCTTTTATTTGTCCCTTCCACTCCTATTTGGGCCAACATGGGTAAACCCGACCGGCCCTGGCAGCCATCCGCCTGCTTTGTCCTGGCAGTGGAAGATACCCTGTATTCCATGTATGAAACCTTGCTGTCGACCGCCCTTGTTTTCAAATCCGGCGGCGGCGTGGGATACAACTTCAGCACGATCAGGCCACGGGGCTCTCTGGTGCAGTCGACCAAAGGAAAAGCTTCCGGCGTGGTTGAACTGATCAAGCTCTACAACGCCTCTTCCAATATGGTCATGCAGGGCGGCGTGCGCCGGGGCGCGTCGATGGGCATCTTAAACATCGACCACCCGGAAATTATGAACTTTATACACGCCAAACTCGATGGCGGCCTGACCAACTTCAACTTATCGGTTGGCGTAACGGACGCCTTTATGCAAGCTCTCGAGCAGGGAGAAGATTGGCCGCTCATCTTTAACGGTGAAGTGCATGATGTGCTGCCGGCCGCCGTACTGTGGCAATCAATCGTCCAGTCCGCGCACGCCTGCGGCGATCCGGGGATTATTTTTTTGGATACCATCCAAAAAGCCAATCCCTTGCCGCACAAACAGTTAAACTGCACCAATCCCTGCGGTGAACAACCTTTGTTTCCGGGCGAATCCTGTTTGCTGGGGAGCGTCAACCTGGCCCGCCTGATCGCGGAAGACGGCCGCATCAACCGCGCTTTGTTTAAAGACACTGTCTCTATCGCCGTGCGTTTTTTGGACAACCTGATCGATGTGGCCGAGTACCCGTTCCCTTTGATTGCCGAAGCGACCAGGGCTACCCGGAAAATCGGCCTGGGCTTTACCGGTCTTGCCGACGCACTGATCAAAGCGGGACTTCCCTATGATTCGGCGGAGGGCAGGAAGTACGCGGGTGAAATCATCGAACTGATGCAGCAATCAGCCAACGATACCTCCCGGGCACTGGCAGAGGAAAAGGGATGTTTTCCGGAATGGGAAAACAGTAAATTTCACCCCGCAGAGAAAATTAGAAACGGTACCTGTGTGACCATTGCGCCCACCGGTTCGGTGACGACGATGGCCGGCTGCGAGGGATACGGCATCGAACCGATATTTGCAGTCGCTTACAAAAAATCGACCAATGTAGCAGGGGATTTCGAAGTATTCAGCCCGTTATTCCTGGAAGCGTGCCAACTATACGGCGTTTCTAACAGCATCCTGGAGGAGGTCGCCCGGCGCGGCACTTGCCAGGGGATCAAGGAGATCCCTGTAGAAATCGCACGAATTTTTAAAGGCGCGCAGGATATAGCCCCTGCGGATCACATCTTGATGCAGGCCGAAATTCAAAAACATGTGGATAATGCTGTCAGCAAGACCATCAATCTGCCCGGCGCCGCAACCACGGAAGATATTGAAACATGTTATAGAATGGCATATAGTCTGGGACTCAAAGGCATCACCGTTTTCCGGGACGGTTGTAAAGAAGGTACGGTTACCGTGGGCCGGCAGGAAGACGCGCCGGAGAAATTTGTCCTCCGTCGCGGTGAAATACTGCCCAGGCCGGTCAGCGCCCACGGCATGACTCACCGTCTGGATACAGGCTGCGGCAAGCTGTATCTCACCGTCAACTATCAACCGGACAGCGGTGAAATTTTGGAGACCTTCATTACGACCGGCTCAGACGGCGGGTGCCTGGTTTACACGGAAGCCACCTCCAGGCTGATCAGCCTGGCGATCCGCGGCGGTATCTCCCTTGAAGAAATCGTTGAGCAGCTGCAGGGTACGCACTCCTGCCCTTCTTACATGCTGGCCAAAGGCAAAGGCAAAAACCTTTCACAAGGTAAGTCCTGCGCCTCGGCCATCGCATATAAGATCGCCGAGATCAAAGCGGAGTTGAAAAAACAGTTCAGCGATTACAACGGAGCCGGAGAAATCCTTGTCGACGATACTCTGTTATGCGAATGTGGAGAAAAACTTGAAAGAGCCGAAGGATGTTTGATTTGCAGAAGCTGTGGTCTCTCAAAATGCTAG
- a CDS encoding electron transfer flavoprotein subunit alpha/FixB family protein → MPEQPGAVWIIVEQNGSMLAEVTLELLGKARELAALGGGSHVSAVLLGNNTGILAGELIVHGADKVIFIDDPRLELYQNDTYGLVLTELVKKHRPEIVLFSASYCGSELSATVAAKLETGLAAHCVDLNINDRGELVQVVPAFGGMVLGDIFCPIERPQMASVKPGMFSKPDRDTTRTGEVIKETASILDGYESPLKAVRVVQKQPAGLPLEKAATVVAGGWGVGQDTWPYLNQLAGALSGAVGCTRPALDEGWAEGEHAMIGTSGKTVRPQVYIGFGVSGSTHHIAGMKDSKVIININKDPEAPIFQVSDYGAVVDAKELLPLLLKKIGEHKEK, encoded by the coding sequence TTGCCTGAACAACCCGGCGCGGTTTGGATAATCGTTGAACAAAACGGGAGCATGCTTGCTGAAGTTACCCTTGAACTTTTGGGGAAAGCACGGGAGCTTGCAGCGCTTGGAGGGGGTTCACATGTCTCGGCCGTACTCCTGGGGAACAATACCGGTATTTTGGCCGGAGAACTTATCGTCCACGGCGCGGACAAGGTCATTTTCATTGACGATCCGAGGCTGGAGCTTTACCAAAATGATACCTACGGGCTTGTGCTGACCGAGCTGGTTAAAAAACACCGGCCAGAAATAGTCCTTTTCAGCGCCTCTTACTGCGGCAGCGAACTTTCTGCAACCGTGGCGGCCAAGCTGGAAACGGGCCTTGCGGCGCACTGCGTGGACCTGAACATCAATGACCGGGGTGAATTGGTACAGGTGGTACCCGCTTTCGGCGGCATGGTCCTCGGCGATATTTTTTGCCCCATAGAGCGGCCTCAGATGGCCAGCGTCAAACCCGGCATGTTTTCAAAACCGGATCGAGACACTACCCGTACCGGTGAGGTCATAAAAGAGACTGCGTCGATACTGGACGGTTATGAATCACCGCTCAAGGCCGTCCGGGTTGTCCAGAAGCAGCCGGCAGGGCTCCCTCTCGAAAAAGCCGCAACGGTAGTGGCGGGCGGCTGGGGAGTGGGACAGGACACGTGGCCCTATCTCAACCAGCTCGCCGGGGCACTCTCCGGCGCGGTAGGCTGCACCCGGCCGGCGCTTGACGAAGGTTGGGCCGAAGGTGAGCACGCCATGATCGGGACCAGCGGGAAAACGGTACGGCCGCAGGTCTACATCGGGTTTGGCGTCTCCGGCTCCACCCACCATATTGCCGGCATGAAAGACAGCAAAGTAATCATCAACATCAACAAAGACCCTGAAGCGCCTATTTTCCAGGTATCGGACTACGGAGCGGTTGTCGACGCAAAAGAATTGCTTCCGCTGCTGCTGAAAAAAATCGGGGAACATAAAGAGAAGTAA
- a CDS encoding MGDG synthase family glycosyltransferase gives MKTKRERKILILYASYGDGHVQVSKALQQRFLERGLHNVLMLDLYANAHPLMDAVTRFAYLMSCSFCPKLYGWSYYLTQNMQHKWTPVNFLNTFGIGALREIIRVERPDAVINTFPMAVMAELRKQTGLQIPIFTVLTDFVLHDRWIHQEIDHYFVANEELKTAIINKGIPAERVKVSGIPLRKAFCQTYNKNQLFLRYGLEPSKKIVLIMAGAYGVMRNLKKICRALLDLEDIQILLVCGKNQALKERIEASFAQKPNIYIFGFVEHIQELMSISSCMITKAGGITLSEALSLQLPVIVFRPLPGQEKENAYFLANKGAAKIACKIEELVQHLEQILYERQQVSQMKKAIYALQRKDASEAIVLDILNELDGAGV, from the coding sequence ATGAAGACGAAGCGGGAACGCAAGATTCTTATTTTATACGCCAGTTATGGCGACGGGCATGTACAGGTTTCCAAAGCATTGCAGCAGCGTTTTTTGGAGAGAGGGCTCCACAATGTGCTGATGTTAGATTTGTACGCTAACGCGCATCCCCTGATGGATGCGGTTACGCGTTTTGCTTATCTGATGAGTTGTTCTTTTTGCCCCAAGCTTTATGGTTGGAGTTACTATCTTACGCAAAACATGCAGCATAAATGGACACCGGTAAACTTTTTAAACACCTTTGGTATCGGCGCCTTAAGAGAGATCATCCGAGTAGAAAGGCCTGACGCTGTTATCAATACATTTCCCATGGCGGTCATGGCGGAGCTACGCAAGCAAACTGGACTCCAAATTCCCATTTTTACGGTATTAACTGATTTTGTCCTCCATGACCGGTGGATTCATCAGGAGATCGATCATTATTTTGTGGCAAACGAAGAATTAAAAACAGCCATTATTAACAAAGGAATACCGGCCGAACGCGTCAAAGTCAGTGGAATTCCCTTAAGAAAGGCGTTCTGTCAAACGTACAACAAAAATCAATTATTCCTGCGCTACGGGCTGGAGCCTTCAAAAAAGATCGTTTTAATTATGGCCGGCGCATACGGCGTAATGCGGAACTTGAAAAAAATATGCCGGGCACTGTTGGATTTGGAAGATATTCAGATTTTATTGGTTTGCGGGAAAAATCAAGCATTGAAAGAAAGAATTGAAGCCAGCTTTGCTCAGAAGCCTAATATCTATATTTTTGGCTTTGTTGAACATATTCAAGAACTGATGTCTATATCTTCTTGTATGATCACAAAAGCAGGGGGTATTACACTCTCAGAGGCGCTGTCATTGCAGCTGCCGGTAATTGTTTTTCGTCCCTTGCCGGGACAGGAGAAGGAAAACGCTTATTTTCTGGCAAATAAAGGGGCTGCAAAGATTGCCTGTAAAATAGAAGAACTGGTCCAGCATCTTGAGCAGATTTTGTATGAAAGACAGCAGGTGAGCCAAATGAAAAAGGCTATTTATGCGCTTCAGAGAAAGGACGCCTCTGAAGCGATTGTGCTTGATATTTTAAACGAGCTTGATGGCGCGGGCGTTTAG
- a CDS encoding Dam family site-specific DNA-(adenine-N6)-methyltransferase — translation MLKIRPFLKWAGNKYHILEQIKAVLPKGNRLIEPFVGSGAVFLNLVYQEYLLSDNNGDLINLYLTLQAEGEPFINYCKSFFTEENNRKNRYYGLRELFNTTNENTLKAALFIYLNRHGYNGLCRYNSKGGFNTPFGQYIKPKFPEKAMQHFLAKAKNAVFKVADFRDIMKTAKKGDVVYCDPPYAPLSATANFTAYSSGGFGSKEQVELAESARDLAGRGIPVLVSNHATEFILNAYKTARIERLYVQRFISCDGANRGKAEEVLALFEGA, via the coding sequence ATGTTGAAGATAAGGCCTTTTTTGAAATGGGCCGGCAATAAGTACCATATACTGGAACAAATCAAGGCTGTTTTGCCCAAGGGGAACCGTCTTATTGAGCCTTTTGTAGGTTCAGGGGCTGTTTTTTTAAACCTGGTTTATCAGGAATACCTGCTGTCTGATAATAACGGGGATCTGATCAATCTTTACCTGACTTTGCAGGCTGAAGGCGAGCCATTTATTAATTATTGCAAGTCTTTTTTTACTGAAGAAAATAACCGGAAAAACCGTTATTATGGACTGCGGGAGCTCTTTAACACAACTAATGAAAACACTTTAAAAGCGGCTTTGTTTATCTATCTAAACCGGCATGGCTACAACGGGCTATGCCGCTACAATTCCAAAGGGGGATTTAATACTCCTTTTGGGCAGTATATCAAACCGAAATTTCCTGAAAAAGCCATGCAGCATTTTCTTGCTAAAGCAAAAAATGCTGTATTTAAGGTGGCTGATTTCAGGGATATCATGAAAACAGCAAAAAAAGGCGATGTTGTTTACTGTGACCCTCCTTATGCGCCTTTGTCCGCTACTGCGAATTTTACAGCTTACAGCTCCGGTGGTTTCGGGAGCAAGGAGCAGGTTGAACTGGCGGAGTCTGCCCGGGATTTGGCCGGCAGGGGTATTCCGGTGCTGGTATCGAACCATGCTACGGAATTCATCTTAAACGCTTATAAAACTGCCAGAATAGAACGGCTTTATGTGCAGAGATTTATTAGCTGTGACGGGGCTAACCGGGGCAAAGCCGAAGAAGTGCTGGCTTTGTTTGAAGGAGCATGA
- a CDS encoding acyl-CoA dehydrogenase family protein → MLKLSEQQELLRKAVRDFVENEIAPIAQKIHDEDTCPVELFKKMAQLGFNGVFVPTRYGGTGLGHIEQAIILEEVGRRSAGFAATLVAHYMGVYAIMNWGSEEQKLKYLPMLCSGAFGGFSITEPGGGSDFAGQKATGQLVDGDWVLNGRKCFITNSHCMGVNVMNVNTGKDAKGRPQISVFIIEGSAPGHTPGRKEKKAGLRGSYTGEVILNNVRLPQSNLLGQLGDGAKISLGTLGVMGRGGTAAVAVGILRACLEESVKFAKERIIYGKPLSKLANIQFLIAQNRTDYEAARLLTYNAMGMKDADLPNTAEISMAKFFAAEAAVNAAKRTMDLMGGYGLVADYPVSRYLLDAMGTIPCCGTSHIMQVIIAGEELRK, encoded by the coding sequence ATGTTAAAGCTTTCTGAACAGCAGGAGCTACTGAGAAAAGCAGTAAGGGATTTCGTTGAGAATGAAATCGCCCCCATCGCGCAGAAAATCCACGATGAGGACACCTGCCCTGTTGAGCTGTTCAAAAAAATGGCCCAGCTTGGCTTCAACGGGGTCTTCGTACCCACGAGGTACGGCGGGACAGGTCTGGGGCACATCGAACAGGCCATTATCCTTGAAGAGGTTGGACGGCGCTCCGCCGGTTTCGCCGCGACCCTGGTAGCCCACTACATGGGTGTTTACGCCATCATGAACTGGGGCAGCGAGGAGCAAAAACTGAAGTACCTGCCCATGCTCTGCTCGGGAGCTTTCGGAGGTTTTTCCATCACTGAGCCGGGGGGAGGATCGGACTTCGCGGGACAAAAAGCAACCGGGCAACTGGTTGACGGAGACTGGGTTTTAAACGGCCGCAAGTGTTTCATCACCAACTCTCACTGCATGGGAGTCAATGTGATGAACGTTAACACCGGGAAAGACGCCAAAGGCCGCCCGCAAATTTCCGTTTTTATCATTGAAGGCAGCGCTCCGGGCCACACGCCTGGCCGCAAGGAAAAAAAGGCCGGCTTGCGCGGATCTTATACCGGGGAAGTCATTTTGAACAACGTCCGGCTGCCGCAAAGCAATTTGCTCGGCCAACTTGGCGACGGCGCCAAAATCAGCCTCGGCACTTTAGGTGTTATGGGCAGGGGCGGGACAGCCGCAGTTGCCGTGGGAATTTTGCGGGCGTGCCTGGAAGAGTCGGTGAAATTCGCCAAGGAGCGTATAATTTACGGCAAGCCCCTGTCGAAGCTGGCCAACATCCAGTTCCTCATCGCCCAAAACCGGACCGACTACGAGGCGGCCCGGCTCCTGACCTATAACGCCATGGGCATGAAAGACGCTGATCTGCCTAATACTGCTGAAATTTCGATGGCCAAGTTCTTTGCCGCGGAAGCTGCCGTCAACGCGGCTAAAAGGACGATGGACCTCATGGGCGGTTACGGGCTGGTAGCCGATTACCCGGTCAGCCGCTACCTGCTGGACGCCATGGGGACCATTCCCTGCTGCGGCACGTCACATATCATGCAGGTTATTATTGCCGGCGAAGAATTAAGAAAGTGA